A genomic window from Prunus persica cultivar Lovell chromosome G2, Prunus_persica_NCBIv2, whole genome shotgun sequence includes:
- the LOC18786955 gene encoding WD repeat-containing protein WRAP73 yields MEFTEAYKQTGPCCFSPNARYIAVAVDYRLVIRDTLSFKVVQLFSCLDKISYIEWAIDSEYILCGLYKRPMIQAWSLAQPEWTCKIDEGPAGIAYARWSPDSRHILTTSDFQLRLTVWSLLNTACVHVQWPKHPSKGVSFTKDGKFAAICTRRDCKDYINLLSCHTWEIMGVFAVDTLDLSDTEWSPDDSAIVIWDSPLEYKVLIYSPDGRCLYKYQAYESGLGVKSVSWSPCGQFLAVGSYDQMLRVLNHLTWKTFAEFMHLSTVRAPCCTAVFKEVDEPLLLDMSELCLSDDFAQGNDDASEGHFRVRYEVTEVPISLPFQKPPADKPNPKQGIGLMSWSSDSQYICTRNDSMPSILWIWDIRHLELATILVQKDPIRAAVWDPTCTRLVVCTGSSHLYMWTPAGAYCVSIPLPQFSIVDLKWNSDGSCLFLKDKESFCCAAVAVLPESSEYSSDD; encoded by the exons GTTGTGCAgctgttttcatgcttggacAAGATAAGCTATATCGAATGGGCCATCGATTCTGAGTACATTCTTTGTGGTCTATATAAAAGACCAATGATACAGGCATGGTCGTTGGCCCAACCTGAATGGACATGCAAGATAGATGAAGGTCCTGCTGGTATTGCGTATGCTAGATGGAGCCCGGACAGCCGTCACATACTTACCACATCAGACTTCCAACTGcgtttaacagtttggtcacTATTAAACACAGCATGTGTACATGTGCAATGGCCAAAGCATCCTTCCAAGGGCGTTTCTTTTACCAAAGATGGGAAATTTGCTGCAATTTGCACAAGGCGTGATTGCAAGGACTACATTAATCTTCTGTCTTGTCATACATGGGAGATAATGGGTGTATTTGCTGTGGACACATTGGACTTGTCTGATACTGAATGGTCGCCAGATGACAGTGCAATAGTGATATGGGATTCGCCTCTCGAATATAAG GTTCTAATATACTCCCCAGATGGGAGGTGCCTATATAAGTATCAAGCATATGAAAGTGGATTGGGCGTAAAAAGTGTTTCATGGTCTCCTTGTGGCCAGTTTCTAGCAGTGGGTAGTTATGACCAGATGTTGCGGGTTTTGAATCACCTGACTTGGAAGACTTTTGCTGAATTTATGCATCTATCTACTGTCCGTGCTCCTTGTTGCACTGCTGTTTTTAAG GAAGTGGATGAGCCACTGCTGCTTGATATGTCCGAGTTATGTTTAAGTGATGATTTTGCACAAGGCAATGATG ATGCTTCTGAAGGACATTTCAGAGTTAGGTACGAGGTTACAGAAGTGCCCATTAGTTTGCCTTTCCAGAAGCCTCCTGCAGACAAACCTAACCCCAAACAAGGAATTG GTCTAATGTCATGGAGCAGTGACAGCCAATACATCTGCACTAGGAATGATAGCATGCCAAGTATTCTGTGGATCTGGGACATACGCCATCTTGAGCTTGCCACTATCTTGGTGCAGAAAGATCCAATTCGAGCAGCAGTTTGGGACCCTACGTGCACGCGTCTCGTTGTTTGCACTGGAAGCTCACATTTGTACATGTGGACTCCTGCGGGTGCTTACTGTGTGAGTATCCCACTACCGCAGTTTAGCATAGTCGATCTAAAATGGAATTCGGATGGAAGCTGTCTTTTCCTGAAGGATAAAGAGTCATTTTGCTGCGCTGCTGTTGCTGTACTTCCAGAATCCAGTGAATATAGCTCAGATGATTGA